A region from the Anomaloglossus baeobatrachus isolate aAnoBae1 chromosome 11, aAnoBae1.hap1, whole genome shotgun sequence genome encodes:
- the LOC142255694 gene encoding F-box only protein 2-like — MPKNLIKNPCGEEGLKHWEDVQHGGDGWKVEALPGDNMANFPFQGKFFATSFELCSKSQVIDLLKEGYTEEKLDAQPHIVVSEWHAARTDCECSYDLSVQLLSGTREVIGEFSIKYHTIPSTDGSWRQIKHTFWNYGPGVRFIKFTHSGKDTRYWKGWFGVRMINSSVTIEA, encoded by the exons ATGCCAAAAAATCTGATTAAGAACCCCTGCGGAGAAG AGGGGCTAAAACACTGGGAAGACGTTCAGCATGGCGGAGACGGGTGGAAAGTGGAGGCTCTCCCAGGAGATAACATGGCAAACTTTCCATTTCAAGGGAAGTTCTTTGCAACATCGTTTGA GTTGTGCAGTAAATCTCAAGTGATCGATCTCCTCAAGGAAGGATATACCGAGGAGAAGCTGGACGCCCAACCCCACATTGTGGTCAGCGAATG GCATGCAGCTCGCACTGACTGTGAATGCTCGTATGATCTGAGCGTGCAGCTGTTGTCCGGTACACGTGAGGTCATCGGTGAATTCAGCATCAAGTACCATACCATCCCGAGCACGGACGGCTCCTGGAGACAG ATCAAACATACCTTCTGGAACTACGGCCCCGGAGTGCGCTTCATCAAGTTCACACACAGTGGGAAAGACACGCGTTATTGGAAGGGCTGGTTTGGAGTCCGGATGATCAACAGCAGCGTGACCATCGAAGCCTAG